In Streptomyces zhihengii, a single genomic region encodes these proteins:
- a CDS encoding radical SAM protein has protein sequence MTIARRAPVRLRFLSLEITGRCQLTCPSLCYAASGPTRGHGTMSDDDWLRIIDEAVALGAEEVQLIGGEPTLHPGFVPIARHAVDSGLRVRVYSNLLRISEEHWRLLEHPAVRLATTYHSSVAAEHDEVTGRPGSHTATRANIGGAIRRGIPLKVAVLDAGDPGRAERARGELEALGVRDVHVGRVRSVGNAAGLALPSTAELCGRCGDQRAVVLPGGDVAVCEIGRFLTAGNVQGAGLESVLSSPRWAQASASIPQRTEATACHPDCQPSDSDSCDPGKNDPCDPMGYAPLAPGSPAAAVSALV, from the coding sequence ATGACGATCGCCCGCAGGGCCCCTGTCAGGCTGCGGTTCTTGTCGCTGGAGATCACCGGCCGGTGCCAGCTGACCTGTCCCTCGCTGTGCTACGCCGCCTCGGGGCCGACGCGGGGTCACGGCACGATGAGCGACGATGACTGGCTGCGGATTATCGATGAGGCCGTTGCGCTCGGCGCCGAGGAGGTTCAGCTGATCGGGGGTGAGCCGACGCTCCACCCCGGGTTCGTCCCGATCGCCCGGCACGCGGTCGACTCCGGCCTGCGCGTGCGCGTCTACAGCAACCTTCTGCGGATCAGCGAGGAGCACTGGCGGCTGCTGGAGCACCCGGCTGTGCGGCTGGCGACGACCTACCACAGCAGCGTCGCGGCCGAGCACGACGAGGTCACCGGCCGCCCCGGCTCGCACACGGCGACGCGCGCCAACATCGGCGGGGCGATACGGCGCGGCATCCCGTTGAAGGTTGCCGTCCTCGACGCAGGGGACCCCGGACGCGCGGAACGGGCCCGGGGGGAGCTGGAGGCCCTGGGCGTGCGCGACGTGCACGTCGGCAGGGTGCGGTCCGTCGGCAACGCCGCGGGCCTCGCGCTGCCGTCCACGGCCGAGCTGTGCGGGCGGTGCGGGGACCAGCGGGCGGTGGTCCTGCCGGGCGGCGACGTGGCGGTTTGCGAGATCGGGCGCTTCCTGACCGCAGGCAACGTCCAGGGGGCCGGCCTGGAATCCGTTCTGTCCAGCCCGCGGTGGGCCCAGGCGAGCGCGAGCATCCCCCAGCGGACAGAAGCGACGGCCTGCCACCCGGACTGCCAGCCCTCCGACTCCGACTCCTGCGACCCCGGCAAGAACGACCCCTGCGACCCCATGGGCTACGCCCCCCTGGCGCCCGGCTCGCCCGCGGCCGCCGTGTCCGCACTCGTCTGA